From the genome of Bactrocera oleae isolate idBacOlea1 chromosome 2, idBacOlea1, whole genome shotgun sequence, one region includes:
- the LOC106619145 gene encoding coiled-coil domain-containing protein 12: protein MDNDENKLGKLSEESLRRKERLRQLREKANKIDKETNSEAADKLPKPIFRSYKPQNENTEGEVLEQEPSGDIEKAVEDQLELLRQPMVIDEIDIANLAPRKPDWDLKRDVAKKLERLERRTQKAIAELIRERLKKNQSDQEFFQAVNVGTAHAGETTVGVDD, encoded by the exons ATGGATAACGACGAAAATAAATTAGGTAAATTATCAGAAGAGTCTTTAAGGCGTAAGGAACGTTTGCGGCAATTGCGAGAGAAagctaataaaattgataaagaAACAAACAGCGAAGCAGCAGATAAACTTCCAAA ACCCATTTTCAGAAGTTATAAACCCCAAAATGAAAATACAGAAGGTGAAGTTTTAGAGCAAGAACCATCGGGTGACATTGAGAAAGCTGTGGAAGATCAACTCGAACTTTTGCGTCAACCTATGGTTATTGACGAAATTGATATAGCAAATTTGGCGCCAAGAAAACCTGACTGGGATTTAAAACGTGATGTGGCAAAAAAATTAGAGCGTTTGGAACGGCGAACACAGAAGGCGATTGCGGAGTTAATACGAGAACGATTGAAGAAAAACCAATCCGACCAAGAATTCTTTCAGGCTGTCAATGTTGGCACAGCACACGCTGGTGAGACAACTGTGGGCGTAGACGATTAG
- the LOC106619143 gene encoding uncharacterized protein isoform X1 yields MKYHKLWLFVLFLCAGYNYQLVQSTQDEDSWIDPDAWGREEHLQNAQHSKYNYQSDDTTNSKCLVYKGDSHSGEAVALMYYKRLIAYLFNSDFFKHDDLTGEFTRSLILTALPAQLEQLKNLNDPRDLDVILSEILSKTRAPTKADLDKDNVVTGVFALIWDIIKVLGHLLKVSEVQFLLGAAGLLLIGWYCHRMYRIGIITMIVGAVVCFGYFHTYLECNRKLEAERLLEMIARHEQLAAQEPMWYTPIVNLLTFSGKQTRDTKKEYIKKASQLNLNFCRPDHVFLLYANDLFLTQLTFLIDKCVETMEILRNSLSFPFNYIASAVLVFLIGYIVKLTFKYILSPRAWYGVWRQHEYAMHRGALPASTGTAHHEDRISGDNLRILLNAISGATSSNQISISNTTATAALTQAAEQGSGVQELLAPLDNGSADTASESSTSEEKANSKESSPHKQTDEIVNNNATAKQQDVSKSAEKPHTLKLEDVLDKEA; encoded by the exons atgaaatatcacAAGTTGtggctttttgttttatttctttgtgCCGGCTACAATTATCAATTGGTACAGAGTACACAGGATGAAGATAGCTGGATTGATCCCGATGCTTGGGGACGTGAAGAACATCTTCAAAATGCACAACATAGCAAATATAACTATCAAAGTGATGATACGACAAACTCGAAATGTCTGGTATATAAAGGCGACAGCCATAGTGGAGAAGCCGTCGCACTGATGTATTATAAAAGACTCATTGCGTACTTATTTAATAGCGACTTTTTCAAG CATGATGACTTGACTGGAGAATTCACTCGTTCATTAATATTGACTGCTTTGCCAGCCCAGTTAGAACAGCTCAAAAACTTAAATGACCCACGAGATTTGGATGTGATTTTATCAGAAATTCTGTCGAAGACAAGAGCGCCTACTAAAGCAGATCTTGATAAAGATAACGTAGTAACTGGTGTTTTTGCCCTTATTTGGGATATCATCAAGGTTTTGGGACATTTATTGAAAGTTTCCGAG gTTCAATTTTTACTTGGAGCTGCTGGTTTGCTATTAATTGGTTGGTATTGTCATCGAATGTATAGAATCGGCATTATTACAATGATTGTAGGAGCAGTGGTGTGCTTCGGATATTTCCACACGTATTTGGAATGTAATCGC AAATTGGAAGCTGAACGCCTATTAGAAATGATTGCACGACATGAACAGTTAGCAGCGCAAGAACCCATGTGGTACACGCCCATCGTAAACTTGCTTACTTTCAGCGGGAAACAGACCCGAGATACCAAAAAGGAATATATCAA AAAAGCAAgtcaactaaatttaaatttctgtcGACCCGATCATGTGTTTCTTTTGTATGCAAATGACTTGTTCTTAACGCAACTAACATTTCTAATAGATAAATGTGTAGAAACAATGGAAATACTTCGAA aTAGTTTGAGCTTCCCATTCAACTATATAGCAAGCGCTGTGCTAGTGTTCCTTATAGGTTATATTGTAAAATTGACATTTAAATACATCCTAAGTCCACGTGCTTGGTACGGCGTATGGCGGCAACATGAGTACGCAATGCATCGCGGTGCCCTCCCTGCAAGCACAGGTACGGCACATCATGAAGATCGTATTTCTGGTGACAATTTAAGAATACTTTTGAACGCCATTAGCGGCGCGACGTCGTCGAACCAGATTTCAATCAGCAATACAACCGCCACGGCGGCTTTAACACAAGCAGCCGAGCAGGGATCTGGCGTACAGGAACTGCTGGCGCCATTAGATAACGGTAGCGCTGACACAGCATCTGAGTCTTCAACGTCCGAGGAGAAAGCGAACTCAAAGGAAAGCTCCCCACATAAACAAACAGATGAAATCGTTAACAATAATGCAACGGCAAAGCAGCAGGATGTGTCGAAGAGTGCTGAAAAACCACATACGTTGAAATTGGAAGATGTATTGGATAAGGAAGCGTAA
- the LOC106619143 gene encoding uncharacterized protein isoform X2: MDHDDLTGEFTRSLILTALPAQLEQLKNLNDPRDLDVILSEILSKTRAPTKADLDKDNVVTGVFALIWDIIKVLGHLLKVSEVQFLLGAAGLLLIGWYCHRMYRIGIITMIVGAVVCFGYFHTYLECNRKLEAERLLEMIARHEQLAAQEPMWYTPIVNLLTFSGKQTRDTKKEYIKKASQLNLNFCRPDHVFLLYANDLFLTQLTFLIDKCVETMEILRNSLSFPFNYIASAVLVFLIGYIVKLTFKYILSPRAWYGVWRQHEYAMHRGALPASTGTAHHEDRISGDNLRILLNAISGATSSNQISISNTTATAALTQAAEQGSGVQELLAPLDNGSADTASESSTSEEKANSKESSPHKQTDEIVNNNATAKQQDVSKSAEKPHTLKLEDVLDKEA; the protein is encoded by the exons ATGGAT CATGATGACTTGACTGGAGAATTCACTCGTTCATTAATATTGACTGCTTTGCCAGCCCAGTTAGAACAGCTCAAAAACTTAAATGACCCACGAGATTTGGATGTGATTTTATCAGAAATTCTGTCGAAGACAAGAGCGCCTACTAAAGCAGATCTTGATAAAGATAACGTAGTAACTGGTGTTTTTGCCCTTATTTGGGATATCATCAAGGTTTTGGGACATTTATTGAAAGTTTCCGAG gTTCAATTTTTACTTGGAGCTGCTGGTTTGCTATTAATTGGTTGGTATTGTCATCGAATGTATAGAATCGGCATTATTACAATGATTGTAGGAGCAGTGGTGTGCTTCGGATATTTCCACACGTATTTGGAATGTAATCGC AAATTGGAAGCTGAACGCCTATTAGAAATGATTGCACGACATGAACAGTTAGCAGCGCAAGAACCCATGTGGTACACGCCCATCGTAAACTTGCTTACTTTCAGCGGGAAACAGACCCGAGATACCAAAAAGGAATATATCAA AAAAGCAAgtcaactaaatttaaatttctgtcGACCCGATCATGTGTTTCTTTTGTATGCAAATGACTTGTTCTTAACGCAACTAACATTTCTAATAGATAAATGTGTAGAAACAATGGAAATACTTCGAA aTAGTTTGAGCTTCCCATTCAACTATATAGCAAGCGCTGTGCTAGTGTTCCTTATAGGTTATATTGTAAAATTGACATTTAAATACATCCTAAGTCCACGTGCTTGGTACGGCGTATGGCGGCAACATGAGTACGCAATGCATCGCGGTGCCCTCCCTGCAAGCACAGGTACGGCACATCATGAAGATCGTATTTCTGGTGACAATTTAAGAATACTTTTGAACGCCATTAGCGGCGCGACGTCGTCGAACCAGATTTCAATCAGCAATACAACCGCCACGGCGGCTTTAACACAAGCAGCCGAGCAGGGATCTGGCGTACAGGAACTGCTGGCGCCATTAGATAACGGTAGCGCTGACACAGCATCTGAGTCTTCAACGTCCGAGGAGAAAGCGAACTCAAAGGAAAGCTCCCCACATAAACAAACAGATGAAATCGTTAACAATAATGCAACGGCAAAGCAGCAGGATGTGTCGAAGAGTGCTGAAAAACCACATACGTTGAAATTGGAAGATGTATTGGATAAGGAAGCGTAA